From the genome of Acropora palmata chromosome 4, jaAcrPala1.3, whole genome shotgun sequence, one region includes:
- the LOC141879192 gene encoding uncharacterized protein LOC141879192, translating into MPDQGLSAKELRRIWNDEFLPSIRREIKTEILELKSSIKALTERCNELEKSQDFVSKKYDTAIAALQSVKSEISNLDKKHTTIVNSLEEKLGELAGTTDRQDQSLYRVESALDETQQYLRRDCLEINGVPISSYENPNQLVKEVGLLAGVEIDDRHIAAAHKLPDSKNVKNRLIVKFIQRDKREELYKHRKNLVGKNISHLPSVEDGNGKIFINESLTSYRKRLFGRIREYKRNNNLKYLWTSNGKIMLKVNDTSPTQAFVTHEQFEDYLDQISNH; encoded by the coding sequence ATGCCGGATCAAGGTTTAAGTGCAAAAGAATTACGAAGAATTTGGAATGATGAATTTCTACCAAGTATAAGACGTGAAATTAAAACCGAGATACTTGAACTCAAATCGAGCATCAAAGCACTAACTGAGAGATGTAACGAGTTGGAGAAGTCTCAAGATTTTGTCTCCAAGAAATATGACACTGCCATAGCTGCTCTCCAAAGTGTTAAAAGCGAAATATCTAACCTCGATAAAAAACATACAACGATTGTAAATTCGCTTGAGGAGAAACTCGGAGAGCTGGCGGGGACAACCGACAGACAAGATCAGTCATTGTATCGGGTCGAGAGCGCTCTTGATGAGACTCAACAGTATCTGAGGAGAGATTGTTTAGAAATCAACGGCGTACCGATCTCATCGTATGAAAACCCCAATCAACTTGTGAAAGAAGTTGGCTTGCTTGCTGGTGTTGAAATTGATGATCGCCATATTGCCGCCGCGCATAAACTCCCAGACTCAAAGAATGTAAAAAATCGTCTCATTGTGAAATTTATTCAGAGAGATAAGAGGGAAGAACTGTACAAGCATCGGAAGAACCTGGTAGGAAAAAACATCAGCCACCTGCCCTCAGTTGAAGATGGGAATGGCAAGATCTTTATTAATGAATCCTTGACTAGTTATCGCAAGAGGCTCTTTGGTCGCATAAGGGAGTACAAGAGAAATAACAACTTGAAATACCTGTGGACAAGCAACGGTAAAATTATGCTGAAAGTGAATGATACGTCCCCCACACAAGCCTTTGTGACACACGAACAATTTGAGGATTATCTCGACCAGATAAGCAATCATTGA
- the LOC141878540 gene encoding uncharacterized protein LOC141878540, whose protein sequence is MFRVQVTFDVPESELSRVQAVITARSPQNWQYVSHRRVPQRKGVASRQGKKERTADVEAALVATASATHSAEQLHMTDVCVDSVLGGLEDHPPCPHCLMGPCITVGELTHIQGSCAPDITNHTKRHKNYKLFWKSLKDRGLWQHEVYINRKTSAGLSE, encoded by the exons ATGTTTCGAGTTCAA GTAACGTTCGATGTTCCCGAAAGCGAACTGTCTCGAGTTCAAGCCGTCATCACAGCTCGATCGCCACAGAATTGGCAATATGTGAGCCATAGACGCGTTCCTCAGCGAAAAG GTGTTGCATCAAGgcagggaaaaaaagaaaggactgCTGATGTGGAAGCAGCTCTGGTGGCCACTGCTTCAGCAACACACTCAGCAGAACAGTTGCACATGACAGATGTGTGTGTAGACAGTGTTTTGGGTGGCTTGGAAGATCACCCTCCATGCCCTCACTGTCTAATGGGTCCTTGCATCACTGTGGGTGAATTGACCCACATTCAAGGATCCTGTGCACCAGACATCACTAACCACACTAAGCGTCACAAAAACTATAAACTGTTTTGGAAAAGTCTGAAAGACAGGGGTTTGTGGCAGCATGAAGTGTACATTAATAGGAAGACCTCGGCTGGTCTTAGTGAGTAG
- the LOC141878418 gene encoding uncharacterized protein LOC141878418 isoform X2: MVHGFTSSGMLESQYQGFAEAAKIGSLGDKYIDNVYDTMGYIDIVSKAADSSMRERIQDVQNTAAYIERNGATVITDCRHDSTSNAYHSTVAMISYETHHVVAVQTVTKEEFRSAQTHEFEAIRKILPAVQAKGLNVVEVAHDFVPKIKNWLLAQNIQNSFDTWHEASVKRHFYFATKNCTTPDDLRRRLLTVVDHYQANHTSCDRDSKCKIPGYHCSKVQLTNPRAIAALQRFILDSKVYKLAEDYYQPMS; encoded by the exons atGGTTCATGGTTTCACAAGTTCTGGCATGCTTGAAAGCCAATACCAGGGATTTGCTGAGGCTGCCAAAATTGGCAGTCTTGGTGATAAGTATATTGATAATG TATATGACACCATGGGCTATATTGATATTGTGAGCAAAGCTGCAGACTCTTCCATGAGAGAAAGGATACAAGATGTTCAGAACACAGCTGCTTACATTGAAAGGAATGGGGCT ACTGTCATAACTGACTGCCGACATGACTCGACATCAAATGCCTACCACTCTACAGTGGCCATGATATCTTATGA AACCCACCATGTTGTAGCTGTGCAAACTGTCACGAAGGAAGAGTTTCGCAGCGCCCAAACCCATGAATTTGAGGCAATAAGGAAAATTTTACCTGCTGTTCAAGCCAAAG GACTTAATGTGGTAGAGGTTGCACATGACTTTGTGCCAAAAATCAAAAACTGgcttcttgcacagaacataCAGAACTCCTTCGACACATGGCATG AGGCAAGTGTGAAAAGGCACTTTTATTTTGCCACGAAGAACTGCACTACTCCAGACGACCTCAGAAGAAGACTCTTGACTGTAGTTGATCACTATCAG GCAAATCACACCAGCTGCGATCGTGACTCGAAATGCAAGATACCCGGATACCACTGCAGCAAAGTACAACTTACAAATCCCCGAGCAATAGCTGCCCTTCAAAGATTCATTTTGGACTCTAAAGTGTACAAACTTGCTGAAGACTATTACCAGCCAA tGTCGTGA
- the LOC141878418 gene encoding uncharacterized protein LOC141878418 isoform X1, with product MVHGFTSSGMLESQYQGFAEAAKIGSLGDKYIDNVYDTMGYIDIVSKAADSSMRERIQDVQNTAAYIERNGATVITDCRHDSTSNAYHSTVAMISYETHHVVAVQTVTKEEFRSAQTHEFEAIRKILPAVQAKGLNVVEVAHDFVPKIKNWLLAQNIQNSFDTWHEASVKRHFYFATKNCTTPDDLRRRLLTVVDHYQANHTSCDRDSKCKIPGYHCSKVQLTNPRAIAALQRFILDSKVYKLAEDYYQPSNHVFQSNSIRKKGKGFFEVGGVICNNY from the exons atGGTTCATGGTTTCACAAGTTCTGGCATGCTTGAAAGCCAATACCAGGGATTTGCTGAGGCTGCCAAAATTGGCAGTCTTGGTGATAAGTATATTGATAATG TATATGACACCATGGGCTATATTGATATTGTGAGCAAAGCTGCAGACTCTTCCATGAGAGAAAGGATACAAGATGTTCAGAACACAGCTGCTTACATTGAAAGGAATGGGGCT ACTGTCATAACTGACTGCCGACATGACTCGACATCAAATGCCTACCACTCTACAGTGGCCATGATATCTTATGA AACCCACCATGTTGTAGCTGTGCAAACTGTCACGAAGGAAGAGTTTCGCAGCGCCCAAACCCATGAATTTGAGGCAATAAGGAAAATTTTACCTGCTGTTCAAGCCAAAG GACTTAATGTGGTAGAGGTTGCACATGACTTTGTGCCAAAAATCAAAAACTGgcttcttgcacagaacataCAGAACTCCTTCGACACATGGCATG AGGCAAGTGTGAAAAGGCACTTTTATTTTGCCACGAAGAACTGCACTACTCCAGACGACCTCAGAAGAAGACTCTTGACTGTAGTTGATCACTATCAG GCAAATCACACCAGCTGCGATCGTGACTCGAAATGCAAGATACCCGGATACCACTGCAGCAAAGTACAACTTACAAATCCCCGAGCAATAGCTGCCCTTCAAAGATTCATTTTGGACTCTAAAGTGTACAAACTTGCTGAAGACTATTACCAGCCAAGTAACCATGTTTTTCAATCTAACTCtatcagaaaaaaaggaaaaggctTTTTCGAAGTTGGTGGGgttatttgtaataattattga